ATTGTGGAATGTCTTTTTggagggaaaagaaagaatgtCAAATTGGAGTATTACCTCATCAGCTTTTCAACTTATTTATGCATCCTGGAAATTTTAGGAGTGTGAAGGTTGTTAATGATGTCCTTTGAGAGAGAACAATGGAACATGAATCTGAGAAAAGATTTCCCGCCTGTCCTAAAGATTACGAATTGTATGAAGAAATCGGAGAGGGCGTTAGTGCTACAGTTCGCAGGGCGCTCTGTATTCCACTCAATGAAATTGTCGCAATTAAAATTCTTGACCTTGAGAAGTGCAATAATGATCTAGTAAGTTGGACTTTTTACTTTTCTACGTTATGGTAGTTTATGTTTCAtgctttaataaatttttctattttgttgcGTTCTTTAATATTAGTATTCATGAGATTTACTGCTTGATATGTTTTCTGCAATATTATTTCTTTGATAAAATTGTACTTGGAAGTTTTTCACAATCAAGGCGATGCTTGCTCTGGAGTTGGTTGCTTTGTAAATTCTGCATTCAAAgccagagattttttttttttctgattgagTAGATGATAGTATGATACAGTAGATTGCTTTATTCTCAGAATGCCATCAGCTGATTAGCCTGATTTGTTGTTTATGATTATTTATTTACGGAAGGCAAGCTTTCTCTGTGTTTATTCATTTTTGTGCATGGATAAAGCAGAAGTCGTGTTCTTTAGATGCCGAGGTAAAATGTACTGTTTGTCCATGTACTATTCTAGGATTGCGACTTAGTCCGTGAACTTCCGACTTGCACATTTTAGTCCTTACACTTTCTTATATGTGCATTTCCATCCCTGGCtgtcaaaaaaaatctaaaattttattttaaaatcattttACCCTATCTCCTATAAAATGAAGATTTATTTAAGCATACTTGAAGCAAGGTTAAACAGGACAGTTATTGGAAAAGTCACAGATAGTCAGAATTTTTTTTGCGTCCTATGAGTAATTTCAGGGACTAAGAGGTTTAACTAAAAAGGTTTGGGACCACATCCCATCCCTTCAGCATGGAATAATACAAAGACTACCTGTACATTTTTTCTCTCAacaaaatatctagaaattcaTTTAAATTAGTGGTCCTGAAACTCATCTTTCTTTCTATGAAACTGTATCCTTTTAGATACATCACTTATTTGTTGCATTACCATGTCTTTGTAAtacttattttgttttttttttttattttataggatGGGATAAGAAGGGAGGTTCAAACAATGAGCCTGATCGATCATCCGAATGTTCTTCGAGCACATTGCTCTTTCACATCTGGTCACGACCTTTGGGTTGTGATGCCTTACATGGCAGGGGGATCGGCCCTTCACATTATGAAATTTGCTTACCCAGAAGGTTTTGAGGAGCTGGTTATCGCAACTCTTTTGCGTGAGGTCCTTAAAGCTCTCGTATATCTCCATTCTCATGGGCATATCCACAGAGATGTTAAGGTAATGTTTAGTAATCTACCTTTTGTATTTTGTAGAGTCTTTCAAGAGCAGCAGTTTAACATGTCTGTAATGGTAACAAcaattttaatatgatatcaTACACATCTACCATAATATATGTAAAGCCAAGGAAGTGGctttaacttttcaatttttgCCACGTTTCATGctgtttttttaaatatgtgaATCTTTCTTTCATGATTCACTAGAATGTGACAAATGGTGCAGGCTTATTTGCAATCTAGTTGGAGCTGTTTATTTACTATTGTGAATAGAATTTAAAGTTAGTCCACTCCTACAGATAGAATTTCAATATAATGTATTCTTAGCTATATAAACCTAGTTCAAACAGAACAATAAATTATCAAATGCCAGTTCATCTTGAGTTCAACGTCTAAATCTTGTTCTTTTGGCCGCTCATCCTACATGCACAAAAATCAAATATTCCTGCATTATCTTATttgttatcaaatttaatatctttttaattcttttatttttatgatgcATGGCTATTTTACTGCCTCTTGCATCCTTCAGATGGTAATAGAGGCGGTATATAGTAAGTGTGAAGCTATTTCATTTGTAATGAATTTAAAGTTGTCACCTTAATATACTGTCCAAAACTTTTCTCTAGAGTCTAGTATTAAACTTTTCAGTTATGAACACAATTTTCCTGTTCTCTCTTTCTTCAGACTTGTGGCTATAAACTAGAGATCCCCTGGTCATAAGATTATCCTTTTCATACCATAAGATTGTTGAAACAATCCAAAAAAAAGCTTGGTGTATTGGTTCCTATGACCTCCTGTTATGTTATCAGGTGGACTGAGAAAGGGGAATTCTTTTCTCCGTTTTTTTGACATTTCTGACCAAGTTAGTCTGAAACATCTGAATACTGATTGCGTCCCTTCATTCTCTGTTTGAAAATTTATAGATGCCCTATATCCTACCAAAGTGTTGGTAGCCTTTTTGCCACCTCAGATACTTTTCTGCTTATCCACTGTCGCACGTACTCAACCTATCTCAAATTTCCAAGAATCTCTAGCATATGTATGTTTTCTTTCATTGTATCATGTTATTAAGCCATTTGTACAGAGAATATATTTAGGGAAGATTTATTTCTAGGATTATTAGAGATTATTATAGTTGCTTTAATCTAGTTTTAAATTAgactatttatttatgttttgtagATGTTAGAGCATGCATACATATATTCCTGCTCCACTTTATATGCTAACAGGAACTTCTAAATTTCTGAACTTTCCAGGCTGGGAATATACTGATTGATGGCAATGGAGCTGTTAAACTAGCAGACTTTGGGGTCTCAGCTTGCATGTTTGATACTGGTGATAGGCAGCGTTCCCGAAATACATTTGTCGGAACTCCCTGCTGGTGATTGCTGCAACTTAAAATTTGCatatcttttaattaattacagATTTAGTCAATGAAGTGCAATTCCAATTTCAGTTTCCTTCGCAAAGTTTGACTTCCATGTTAAATTTCATCCACAGAGTCTCAACTTTAACAATTTAGTTACTGAAGTTTGAACCCAATCTTTATTAAGCCCTCAAAGTTTCTATTTTGACGAAGGAATTAATTGTATTGCATAACAAACTTCAGGGACTAAAATTTGTTAATAaccctttttttctatttccaatCTGTATTGCTGTCCTTCCGGCAGTTTTGTTGATCATTATGACAATTTTGTTTGCAGGATGGCTCCTGAAGTTATGCAGCAATTGCATGGTTATGACTTCAAGTGAGTGGGTGACTATCTAATTGCGACATCATGAGTTTATTGAACAAGAAGATGTTCAATATCTGTTtgacaataaaatttttcaccttttttccCCTCCCCTTTTCTTTGTGTATTATAAACAGAGCAGACATTTGGTCATTTGGCATAACGGCGTTAGAGCTTGCCCATGGTCATGCTCCATTTTCTAAGTATCCCCCAATGAAGGTGTGTTTCAAGAAATGACCACCTAAAGCACATTTGTCATGTTACATCTCTTTTTCCGGTAACAGCAATAGGCATGATGATTTGTCATTTTAGGTCTTGCTTATGACGTTGCAAAATGCACCACCAGGTCTGGACTATGAAAGGGACAAGAGATTCTCAAAGGTTGATTttctttagttaattttttaaattaaattgagcAGTTTATTTACACTCCTGGCAAAATCCATTTACATAAACTGCTGCAAATCTGGACTTTTAATATATGCATTcaaagacctttttttttttcattatatcaTTTATGTCTTGTACTTACACAAATGTTTTTGAGAATTGGCTTTTTAAATAATGCAAAACCAACATATCCCATGGATTGGATTACCCTTCAACTTAAAATGGGGTTACTTTTGTAACAAGCCCCATATTTGAGGGGTATacataaagattttttttacagGGCTGGACATGTAAATAGGTGATTTTGCAGGGGCcggggatatatatatatatatatatatatatatatatatatatatatatataNcatttgttttcgatgatggagcctccaaatcggcgatcggtaccgttgaaaatgatctataccacttgaagtatctagaaattaaattttatgctttttcgatattattctcttgttcatcaagtgggtgtaaaaatgaacggctgaaaatgaatatcctctaaaaagtgatgataggaattttgtaatcaagatcgagagtatagatcttgctctaaatagtttaaagaattttctaacaaaaattcaattgatttggatagttttacaccgttaaacgagaaaacgcctcatatcaaccattaaaattacaaaatttgaaaccctttgatcattaggtcaatgatgtcgaaaagatttgaaatttgatttttagatacttcaagtgatatagatcatgcttaacggtgccgatcgtcgatttgaaggctcatcatcgaaaacaagtgggtggtggcaacggagcccgtttgctactgatagcattctagcttagctctctctatatatataggctagggctactatactcttatgagtatagagcccttcgtactcataagttgttttcgatgatgtggcttccgaatcgacgatccactccgttaaatatgatctagagtatttgaaacttctagaaaataaatttcgtaatttttcgaaatcataataaagtccatcaagcgggcataaaatgaatggtcaaaatcgaacgacatcctaaaaatggatgatcggatccttcaatttaagatcggagttattgatttttatctaggtagtcaatataattttctatcaaaaattcaacctattccaattcttttacaccattaaactagcaagtatcccataccggcagttaaaaattgttaatttgtgagctttttgattgtaaggtaaatgatatcgaaaaattataaaatttgatttttagaagttttaaatgttctaaataatgtttaacggtatggattgtcgatttggaagctctatcatcgaaaacgacttatgagtacgagagcgattgtactcataagagtatagtagccggactctatatatatatatatatatatatatatatatatatatatatatataagccccCTTAAAATGTTTACTATAGAAACAACTCGGTGATTATTGTGAAGTAACATTACAATGCAGTCTTTCAAGGATCTGGTTGCTACATGCTTAGTAAAGGATCCAAAGAAGCGACCCTCTTCAGAAAAGTTGTTGAAGCACGCTTTCTTTAAGCATGCTCGTTCAAATGAATATCTAGAGAAGAGTATTCTTGACAACCTTTCTCCGCTTGGTGAACGTTTTAGGATGTTAAAGGTTTTAACTACAATCGCTATTCCTCTAGTGAGAAGATCTTgggataattatttttttagtctGATAACTTCATTTACAGAGTAAGGAGGCTGATTTCCTATTACATAACAAGGGTTTACCTGGAGAAAAAGAACAGTTATCTCAGGTATATTACTTGAAGGTTGCTATTATCttaacttttcttttgttaatgTAATTTTGTTGTTTTCACATGATTCTGGATTTTTACTTGTTTTGGAAATAAAATTGCTTAGTTACTAATGTGTCCTACCTATCTCATACCTACCACAAAGAGTGCAGTAGCAAATTGATATAATGTTATTACAAACAGAGAAATGTTCTGGTGAGTTTTTACTGCTGGAAATGCGAGTTTTGATAGGATTTTTGCCTGTCAAATTTCTGATTGTTTGTGAGATTGACTGCAAATAGTGGCAACATTTTGTATTTGTTCTTTTTGATTAAATCACAGATTTTATTTGCAGCGAGAGTATATACGGGGAATAAGTGGTTGGAATTTCAACCTAGAGGACTTGAAAGCTCAGGCTGCCCGTGTAAGGAAATCCATTTTCGCATTAGTTTTACCCGAGTTCAAAAGATTCGATGCTTAGTGTGCTTATGGAATAGCTTCTATACTTTGAAAAGTAGCCCTCAGTCGTTAGGCAAACAAAAAATCTTAAGGTTTTTATGTGGCTGAGAGCTGCTTCTGAGCATCAAAAGCAGAAACTTCAATTTGTAGCTTATTCTTTTGCCCAAACAAACTGTTGAGTGGATCTGAATGAAAAAGCTTATAGTGCTTTTTCACAAAGCTCTACTCAAACAATATCTCCATAACCTTGAGCTAAGCTGAACAGGCCTTTTAAGAAAAATGATCCGTTGGAGGAACATGGCAATTAACTGTTTTTCTTTTGACATGAACTTTTGCAGCTAGAAACCTCAGATGGTGCCCTCCCTTCAGAAGAGGTAGATAATATTTCTAACACCAAGGATGCCTTTGATGAAGCTGATATTCAGCAGCAAATTCGTTCATCAGAAAGTGTTAACAATTCTAGCTCTGCAACTTCTCCTGAGGTATTCAATTCCTGTAATGCTATTACTCTGAACCTTCAATTATTCCAGTTCTTGCTATTCAGTAGTGCAGATCTCACTTGATAATTATTTAGGAAATATTTAGATATGTACTTCTGcaatattattaattacaaTAAATATTCCTACAAAAACTGCATTTTATTAAATGCccttttaaatcattatttcttACAAACATATCCTTATAATTATGGAAGTGCTGTTCTTTAAGAAGTTTTTTGTAGTACACAACAGTATGATAAAGGAATTCTTGTAAGAAACTGTATTTTCAAGGGGTATATATATGGCCATCTTGATTTTACAGGAGGTTATATGTAAATAGCTGCTTTTCTGGGACATTCCTATATAGGTCTTTTTCTAGATGTTATTATACTTCTGATTCTCTCAGGTAGACATACAAGATATTCAAGAATTGGAGGGTCCATTTGCCTCTGCATTTGCAAGTCGTCCTCTTGAGGCACTCAAGTATGGTTTCTTTACAACAGATCAGTATTagtttttgcagattttcttCATGCGAAAACATCCTTGATTGAAATCTCCCATGTCAGAGACTAACTGGAATTGAACCCAAAAAAGGGGAGAAATTGGGCTTTAATATTGCAGAAGTTTCTCTAGATGTTTAGGGAACTGCTGATTTCTTTTAAAGCGTGTTGCTCTTAGAGAATGATTCTTTAGTACTTCACTCTGAACCCTTGCTCTCATGTTTGGCCTTGAGACATTTAATAGAAGCTGAAAACTTCATGCTCGGCCGCTTTGATACATATAAAAGACACTCAATTATCCCACTGCTAGTATTAGTAACTTGAAAGGCCCTTAACCACGTGTCCTGAAAAGCTTTAGCTTAAAATACTAATACTAGTATCATAGTcatttcaaaaatcaaatgcattatgctattaaattttatgtGAGACTATTGAGGTGTGACATGTTATCTAAAACAAGCGACAGTGGCTGCACATGATTAGACAAACTCTTTTTGATCATCGTTGAAGTCAAAGATAGTTATCATAAAAACTTTCCACTCTATTTGTTTCTTCATTGTAGCCACAAGTCAGTCTTTTGTTAGGTCAGGTTGATTTTATAACAGTTTGTATCTAGCAAAAACATGGGCCTAGCACATTTTGAAATTGGTAACTGAAGTACTCAAccttaagttttttatttttctacttaaGGTACTTCTGAAATAGTTATCTGAACCTCAAAATATTTCCATTTTATTACCTAATCTTGTACAATTTGTAATTTGACGGAATATTCTACTATAGTTTGACGGAATTCGTTAAGTTCAGAACAGAATTTTCTGAAATTGAAAGTGGTGAAAGATTCGGTAGTGAAATCAAAACTTGTAGGTTCAGGTACTAATTTTGAAATCCACTATATTTCGGAACTTCAGATTAGGTCTCTATGTTCCAACAGCTTTTTTATGATGGAAGATAGCTGTTCGGAACAACTGGTAATTACAACTTATTTTTACGATGCAGATCTTGTTTTGATGTCTGCGATGATGAGACCGATGCTAACAGTCCTATATTAAAAGCACATTTAAACTCAGAATCCCGGTTTCCTTCAGAACAATCATCCCAGCTAGGGGATTTGAGGGCCGCCAAGTGTAATGGTGATAACTTGGAAAGGAGTGTTTCCGTGCCCACGAATATCAGTGTTCTTGGATGCCAGAAATTCTCTAGCGGTTCTCTTCTCCCAGAGCATGTTCTTTCTCCTTACAGGAGAACTTCTGGGGATACTGAGAGGTAGTACTGTAATTTGCAAGAGCTTTCACTTGTTTTTAAATGTTAACAAGCTATTATGTTTGTTAATTGCTGTTAAGTTTCAAGTGCTTGGACCTAGATTCGTGTTTGCCATTGTTTGGCGAAAGTACGGTCCTGTGCCAACATGGCAGCACACACTTCATGCCACTTGCACCATAAACTTGTGCTGGCACATTTTGGCAACAATAAGTTCTGCTTGTTCTTAAATGTGCTTTTATCAAGatcttttgtacttatattgTTGTAATTTTTGCTAGTTTCAAAGAAACTTCTTAAACTATATATGCATTTTATTGTGTTGAGGATTAACTCCATTTgcctttttcttatttaccaaAGGGATGAGTTGCATCGGAAACACCACAATGAAAGGAATCATAGTGGCCCTCTTTCATTCCGTCAAATGAGAGATGCACAAGGTATCGTACACTGCCACCAACCACCCCATAACCCCAAATGTTTTTTTGTACTTATTTacttttaataattgatatcaTAAAGAATGATGTTATGTGTTCCTCAGAATgcacatcaaaatattattgatgagtcagctttatatatattgcactTAGTAGCTGGcttagtattttaaatttcaaacataacATCTGACTGGATATCAGTACTGGAAAAGCCAAACTACTCAATAGCTACTACGTGTGTCAAGCTGACAAATTAATGGCATTTTAGAGTACATTCTGAGGTACCTGAAGCATCATTCTATTCTTAACATACTAATACTGCTATGGCATGATGATATCAGCACAACAGGAACCATCAGAGGAGAAAGTTGTTCAGCGTAGGGGGAGGTTCAAGGTTACATCAAGTGATGTTACTCCAAAGGTGCTTCAATATGTGTACTGAATAAAACAAGTGGAAAAGTAGCACAATAATTAGGGCATAAAATGTCTTTTCTCTTCTCTGTTGCAGCTAGACTAAGTTGCGCATAAAGACAGTAAAAGTAAACTTGTTCAGATTtataaaaaatcacaaaagttAAAGAAAATTTGGTTAAAGTTAGAAATGTAGGCCGACATTTTTCTTTACATGAAAATACAGCTCTATAGAAGGAATGAAAAATGAACATTTTCGACAAGTGTTGCTCCTTCCAGACCTGCAATATGCTAATGGCTTTATTAAAGTAGTGTCCTTTCTTTAAAGCTAATGGTTTTGGAGAATATAATTGTggttttctgaaattttgaagATTCAGAAGTGGCCTTAAGATtttacattaaatatttttgaatcttcAGAAAGGACGCTCATATTGGAGATTTTCCTGCAAATTTATGTACTTACGAGATGAAACTGCCAGTTTTATTGCATTAATAAAAATCTCAGTAAAAAAGaaaca
This DNA window, taken from Ananas comosus cultivar F153 linkage group 5, ASM154086v1, whole genome shotgun sequence, encodes the following:
- the LOC109710193 gene encoding serine/threonine-protein kinase OSR1 isoform X2, yielding MEHESEKRFPACPKDYELYEEIGEGVSATVRRALCIPLNEIVAIKILDLEKCNNDLDGIRREVQTMSLIDHPNVLRAHCSFTSGHDLWVVMPYMAGGSALHIMKFAYPEGFEELVIATLLREVLKALVYLHSHGHIHRDVKAGNILIDGNGAVKLADFGVSACMFDTGDRQRSRNTFVGTPCWMAPEVMQQLHGYDFKADIWSFGITALELAHGHAPFSKYPPMKVLLMTLQNAPPGLDYERDKRFSKSKEADFLLHNKGLPGEKEQLSQREYIRGISGWNFNLEDLKAQAARLETSDGALPSEEVDNISNTKDAFDEADIQQQIRSSESVNNSSSATSPEVDIQDIQELEGPFASAFASRPLEALKSCFDVCDDETDANSPILKAHLNSESRFPSEQSSQLGDLRAAKCNGDNLERSVSVPTNISVLGCQKFSSGSLLPEHVLSPYRRTSGDTERDELHRKHHNERNHSGPLSFRQMRDAQAQQEPSEEKVVQRRGRFKVTSSDVTPKVASTANSKADQFSGTPTRRTLNGPALLPPLQFLLQQNAMQREQLLKLMACVEQTSGFHSEVSDAGTSDSSQLCQASSREKELQAYVAHLEQGIMELAQEVQKLKTKNTQLERQINALTSKEDRVRRR
- the LOC109710193 gene encoding serine/threonine-protein kinase BLUS1 isoform X3; the encoded protein is MEHESEKRFPACPKDYELYEEIGEGVSATVRRALCIPLNEIVAIKILDLEKCNNDLDGIRREVQTMSLIDHPNVLRAHCSFTSGHDLWVVMPYMAGGSALHIMKFAYPEGFEELVIATLLREVLKALVYLHSHGHIHRDVKAGNILIDGNGAVKLADFGVSACMFDTGDRQRSRNTFVGTPCWMAPEVMQQLHGYDFKADIWSFGITALELAHGHAPFSKYPPMKVLLMTLQNAPPGLDYERDKRFSKSFKDLVATCLVKDPKKRPSSEKLLKHAFFKHARSNEYLEKSILDNLSPLGERFRMLKSKEADFLLHNKGLPGEKEQLSQREYIRGISGWNFNLEDLKAQAARLETSDGALPSEEVDNISNTKDAFDEADIQQQIRSSESVNNSSSATSPEVDIQDIQELEGPFASAFASRPLEALKDELHRKHHNERNHSGPLSFRQMRDAQAQQEPSEEKVVQRRGRFKVTSSDVTPKVASTANSKADQFSGTPTRRTLNGPALLPPLQFLLQQNAMQREQLLKLMACVEQTSGFHSEVSDAGTSDSSQLCQASSREKELQAYVAHLEQGIMELAQEVQKLKTKNTQLERQINALTSKEDRVRRR
- the LOC109710193 gene encoding serine/threonine-protein kinase BLUS1 isoform X1, encoding MEHESEKRFPACPKDYELYEEIGEGVSATVRRALCIPLNEIVAIKILDLEKCNNDLDGIRREVQTMSLIDHPNVLRAHCSFTSGHDLWVVMPYMAGGSALHIMKFAYPEGFEELVIATLLREVLKALVYLHSHGHIHRDVKAGNILIDGNGAVKLADFGVSACMFDTGDRQRSRNTFVGTPCWMAPEVMQQLHGYDFKADIWSFGITALELAHGHAPFSKYPPMKVLLMTLQNAPPGLDYERDKRFSKSFKDLVATCLVKDPKKRPSSEKLLKHAFFKHARSNEYLEKSILDNLSPLGERFRMLKSKEADFLLHNKGLPGEKEQLSQREYIRGISGWNFNLEDLKAQAARLETSDGALPSEEVDNISNTKDAFDEADIQQQIRSSESVNNSSSATSPEVDIQDIQELEGPFASAFASRPLEALKSCFDVCDDETDANSPILKAHLNSESRFPSEQSSQLGDLRAAKCNGDNLERSVSVPTNISVLGCQKFSSGSLLPEHVLSPYRRTSGDTERDELHRKHHNERNHSGPLSFRQMRDAQAQQEPSEEKVVQRRGRFKVTSSDVTPKVASTANSKADQFSGTPTRRTLNGPALLPPLQFLLQQNAMQREQLLKLMACVEQTSGFHSEVSDAGTSDSSQLCQASSREKELQAYVAHLEQGIMELAQEVQKLKTKNTQLERQINALTSKEDRVRRR